The Cryptosporangium minutisporangium genome has a window encoding:
- a CDS encoding glucose 1-dehydrogenase, which produces MRLTDKSVVITGAGSGVGRASALLFAAEGARVVCADLRADWAAETVELVIENGGTAVAQHCDVTREGDVEAAVATATESFGRLDVMFNNAGVTGLKPGSTFEVDTAEDFERLTAINVRGVFFGCKHAVRTFKAQGGGGVIVNTGSIAGMVGFGSVLYGATKAAINQLTRGVAIECAAEDIRCNAICPGTMPLTNFIRIGAGPPPEDYLRMAAGLQPNGRYVTAEDCAAAALFLASDDAKNITGVLLPVDGGYVAR; this is translated from the coding sequence ATGCGGCTCACCGACAAATCCGTCGTCATCACCGGCGCCGGCTCCGGGGTCGGCCGCGCGTCGGCCCTGCTGTTCGCCGCCGAGGGCGCCCGGGTGGTCTGCGCCGACCTGCGGGCGGATTGGGCCGCCGAGACCGTCGAGTTGGTCATCGAGAACGGCGGTACCGCGGTCGCGCAGCACTGCGACGTCACGCGCGAAGGCGACGTCGAGGCGGCCGTCGCGACCGCAACGGAGAGCTTCGGGCGCCTGGACGTCATGTTCAACAACGCGGGGGTCACCGGTCTGAAGCCCGGGAGCACGTTCGAAGTGGACACCGCCGAGGACTTCGAGCGGCTGACGGCGATCAACGTCCGCGGCGTGTTCTTCGGCTGCAAACACGCGGTCCGGACGTTCAAGGCCCAGGGCGGCGGCGGGGTGATCGTGAACACCGGGTCGATCGCCGGGATGGTCGGCTTCGGCAGCGTGCTCTACGGCGCCACCAAAGCGGCGATCAACCAGCTCACCCGCGGGGTCGCGATCGAGTGCGCCGCGGAGGACATCCGCTGCAACGCGATCTGCCCCGGGACGATGCCGCTCACCAACTTCATCCGGATCGGTGCGGGCCCTCCTCCGGAGGACTACCTGCGGATGGCGGCCGGCCTCCAGCCCAACGGGCGCTACGTCACCGCCGAAGACTGTGCGGCGGCCGCGCTCTTCCTCGCCTCCGACGACGCCAAGAACATCACCGGCGTTCTTCTGCCGGTCGACGGCGGCTACGTCGCGCGCTGA
- a CDS encoding ABC transporter permease subunit, with protein sequence MIELLALVVSGAVTGALFAIMASGIVLTYQSSGTLNFAHGAIAFVTAYLFYQLNTGLGVPRWAAFVICVLLFAPGLGILLNRLLFRRLATAPVYARIVGTIGIYVALPALAQFVVKQINEHGGTLPTTDNVYETPGLGPVPAERWTLFTGVVLDTDQIAVLVVAALTAAGLWLLMNRTRIGLAMRADVDRRELAILRGIDTARVSDTAWAVSSGLAGLGGVLISPLFGLGDTLYTLLVLGSLGAVVLARFRSIPLALLGGLLLGVVANLVAGYADRVLPDVIAGLSGLRSAVPYLLTLIGLLILARRQGRLGGLSARESPPPDHRDDLPVWRRRLPWLVVVAALLVFGLFLASPLWQNLLALGAVFAVIYLSFVVVTGMGGMVSLAQAMFVTTGAFLTGWLFNHQFPVGVLGVLPDGYLHEIPIVVLSAVVAGSVGALIALPIRRLGALALALATLSLAFVADLLVFKVDAIRNTTAGWTVTAGSLGPVDFSDQRVMFVAVLVLFGGLTWTITNLQHSASGRVIYAARSSDIAARTVGLAPDRTRVLTFAFSAAIAGLGGSLYVLQAGSFTDSTTPPIAGLIWLVTIATLGVRRPAGALLAGFLTAAGSELLVALFGWTEGAESFVGDPEFLAALLGLGAIGLAQNPDGALALSGAHRRERKARRERRLRPATTDEVAASVSLSDPPRTPPTLAAAPVSPAPAGTTGPVPEPGAAAPALRLHDVHAGYDGREVLHGVDLTLTAGRVVALVGPNGVGKTTLCNVAGGLVVPTSGAIDVAGSDVTGEPAFRRSARGIFVAPEGRGIFPGLTVEENLAIRMRSAELRTAAYDRLPALRNRRGVRAGALSGGEQQMLALAPALVSPPSVLLADEPTLGLAPKVAEQIFAAIVELREQGTAILLIQERAAEALRLADEVVLMAPGRVVWTGPRSEIDLDRIAEDYLAVRAATVTPTNPVPAE encoded by the coding sequence GTGATCGAGCTCCTCGCGCTCGTCGTGTCGGGTGCGGTGACCGGTGCGCTCTTCGCGATCATGGCGTCCGGCATCGTGCTGACCTACCAGTCGTCCGGCACGCTCAACTTCGCCCACGGCGCGATCGCGTTCGTCACCGCGTACCTCTTCTACCAGCTCAACACCGGGCTGGGCGTGCCGCGGTGGGCGGCGTTCGTGATCTGCGTGCTGCTGTTCGCGCCCGGCCTCGGCATCCTCCTCAACCGCCTGTTGTTCCGACGCCTGGCCACCGCGCCGGTCTACGCCCGCATCGTCGGCACGATCGGCATCTACGTCGCCCTCCCCGCGCTGGCGCAGTTCGTCGTCAAGCAGATCAACGAACACGGCGGCACGCTCCCGACCACGGACAACGTGTACGAGACGCCGGGCCTGGGCCCGGTGCCCGCCGAACGGTGGACGCTCTTCACCGGCGTCGTGCTCGACACCGACCAGATCGCGGTGCTGGTGGTGGCGGCGCTGACCGCCGCCGGTTTGTGGTTGCTGATGAACCGCACTCGGATCGGCTTGGCGATGCGGGCCGACGTCGACCGCCGCGAACTGGCGATCCTGCGCGGCATCGACACCGCACGCGTCTCCGATACCGCCTGGGCGGTCAGCAGCGGGCTGGCCGGGCTCGGCGGCGTCCTGATCAGCCCGTTGTTCGGGCTCGGCGACACCCTCTACACCCTGCTCGTGCTGGGCTCGCTCGGCGCGGTCGTGCTGGCCCGGTTCCGGTCGATTCCGCTGGCGCTGCTCGGCGGACTGTTGCTGGGCGTCGTCGCGAACCTGGTGGCGGGGTACGCGGATCGGGTGCTGCCGGACGTCATCGCCGGTCTCTCGGGGCTGCGCTCGGCCGTGCCCTACCTGCTGACGCTCATCGGCCTGCTGATCCTGGCGCGGCGGCAAGGGCGGCTCGGTGGGCTGTCCGCGCGGGAGAGTCCCCCACCCGATCACCGCGACGATCTGCCGGTCTGGCGTCGCCGACTGCCCTGGCTGGTCGTCGTCGCCGCGTTGTTGGTGTTCGGATTGTTCCTGGCGTCGCCGCTGTGGCAGAACCTGCTCGCGCTGGGCGCGGTGTTCGCCGTCATCTATCTGTCGTTCGTCGTGGTCACCGGGATGGGCGGCATGGTGAGCCTGGCTCAGGCCATGTTCGTGACCACCGGGGCCTTCCTCACCGGCTGGCTCTTCAACCACCAGTTCCCGGTCGGAGTCCTCGGCGTCCTGCCCGACGGCTACCTCCACGAGATCCCGATCGTCGTGCTCTCCGCCGTGGTCGCCGGGTCGGTCGGCGCCCTCATCGCGTTGCCGATCCGCCGCCTCGGTGCCCTGGCACTGGCGCTGGCGACCCTCTCCCTGGCGTTCGTCGCCGACCTGCTGGTGTTCAAGGTCGACGCGATCCGCAATACCACCGCCGGGTGGACGGTCACGGCGGGGTCGCTCGGACCGGTGGACTTCTCGGACCAGCGCGTCATGTTCGTCGCGGTACTCGTCCTCTTCGGCGGACTCACCTGGACGATCACGAACCTGCAGCACTCGGCGTCTGGCCGGGTGATCTACGCGGCACGCAGCTCGGACATCGCCGCCCGCACGGTCGGCCTGGCTCCGGACCGGACACGGGTCCTCACGTTCGCCTTCTCGGCGGCGATCGCCGGGCTCGGCGGGTCGCTCTACGTTCTCCAGGCCGGCTCGTTCACCGACAGCACCACGCCGCCGATCGCCGGGCTGATCTGGCTCGTCACGATCGCGACCCTGGGGGTACGGCGCCCGGCGGGCGCGCTGCTGGCCGGATTCCTCACCGCGGCCGGGAGCGAGTTGCTCGTGGCGCTGTTCGGCTGGACCGAGGGCGCGGAGTCGTTCGTCGGGGATCCCGAGTTCCTCGCGGCCCTGCTGGGTCTGGGCGCCATCGGACTGGCGCAGAACCCGGACGGCGCGCTCGCGCTCAGCGGCGCCCACCGACGCGAACGCAAGGCACGCCGGGAGCGGCGGTTGCGGCCGGCCACCACGGATGAGGTGGCCGCATCGGTGTCGCTCTCCGACCCTCCGCGGACGCCGCCCACGCTCGCGGCGGCGCCCGTCTCGCCCGCACCGGCGGGGACCACCGGGCCGGTTCCGGAGCCGGGAGCCGCGGCACCCGCACTGCGGCTGCACGACGTCCACGCCGGCTACGACGGGCGCGAGGTCTTGCACGGCGTCGACCTGACGCTCACCGCGGGACGCGTCGTCGCGCTGGTCGGGCCGAACGGCGTCGGCAAGACCACGCTCTGCAACGTCGCCGGAGGCCTCGTCGTGCCGACGTCCGGCGCGATCGACGTCGCGGGCTCCGACGTCACCGGCGAGCCGGCCTTCCGCCGCAGCGCGCGGGGCATCTTCGTCGCCCCCGAGGGGCGGGGCATCTTCCCCGGCCTCACCGTCGAGGAGAACCTGGCGATCCGGATGCGTAGCGCGGAGCTTCGGACGGCCGCCTACGACCGGCTCCCGGCGCTCCGGAACCGCCGCGGGGTCCGCGCCGGCGCGCTCTCCGGCGGCGAACAGCAGATGCTGGCGCTGGCGCCAGCGCTGGTCAGCCCGCCGTCCGTGCTCCTCGCGGACGAACCGACGCTCGGCCTCGCACCGAAGGTGGCCGAGCAGATCTTCGCGGCCATCGTCGAGCTGCGGGAGCAGGGCACCGCGATCCTCCTGATCCAGGAGCGGGCCGCCGAGGCCCTCCGGCTGGCGGACGAGGTCGTGCTGATGGCGCCCGGCCGCGTCGTCTGGACCGGTCCTCGCTCGGAGATCGACCTCGACCGGATCGCCGAGGACTACCTGGCGGTCCGCGCTGCCACGGTGACCCCCACGAATCCCGTGCCCGCCGAGTGA
- a CDS encoding cytochrome P450: protein MTVNDHPLLDPARLRELFDLRSSVYASRGGAFEGDPYPAFHALRESGPVHPGTPGELVGFTGPAFFSGLPHPDRPHFTVFDYATCNEVVRDVDTFSASEHAPGTEAHERERMLLYMDGDRHKRHRTLVQSAFVPKRARWWIENWIDQTVHALIDTFEANGKADLNVEYFAAIPLLTICGSFGIGVPDALDIRAAVTADGQGMELFGRLVKPIIEARRIEPADDLISVLVQAEVDEETGDRHRLSDSEVLIFAYLLLAAGSGTTWKQLGITMLSLLGHPVWLERVRAEPELLRAVVEESMRWMPTDPAFGRFATRDTALHGVPIPRGAVVHVCFGAANRDPQRWERPDEFDPGRPLQANLGFGGGAHICLGMHVARAEIRTAIAALLQRLPGLRLDPDAEPPRIIGMYERGPTSVPVVWSVP, encoded by the coding sequence ATGACCGTCAACGACCATCCGCTGCTCGACCCCGCCCGGCTGCGCGAACTGTTCGACCTGCGCAGCAGCGTCTACGCGAGCCGAGGCGGCGCGTTCGAGGGTGATCCCTACCCCGCCTTCCACGCGCTGCGCGAGAGCGGACCGGTCCACCCGGGTACTCCCGGCGAGCTGGTCGGCTTCACCGGGCCGGCGTTCTTCTCCGGTCTGCCGCACCCCGACCGGCCCCACTTCACCGTGTTCGACTACGCGACGTGCAACGAGGTCGTCCGCGACGTCGACACGTTCTCGGCCTCGGAGCACGCACCGGGCACCGAGGCGCACGAGCGCGAACGGATGCTGCTCTACATGGACGGTGACCGCCACAAGCGGCACCGCACCCTGGTGCAGTCCGCGTTCGTACCGAAGCGCGCCCGCTGGTGGATCGAGAACTGGATCGACCAGACCGTCCACGCGCTCATCGACACGTTCGAGGCCAACGGGAAGGCCGACCTCAACGTCGAGTACTTCGCCGCGATCCCGCTGCTGACGATCTGCGGGAGCTTCGGCATCGGCGTGCCCGACGCACTGGACATCCGCGCCGCGGTCACCGCGGACGGACAGGGCATGGAGCTGTTCGGCCGCCTGGTCAAGCCGATCATCGAGGCCCGCCGGATCGAGCCGGCGGACGACCTGATCAGCGTCCTGGTGCAGGCCGAGGTGGACGAGGAGACCGGGGACCGGCACCGGCTGTCCGACTCGGAGGTGCTGATCTTCGCCTACCTCCTGCTGGCCGCGGGCTCCGGGACCACCTGGAAGCAGCTCGGAATCACGATGCTGAGCCTGCTCGGCCACCCCGTCTGGCTGGAGCGCGTGCGCGCGGAGCCGGAGCTCCTGCGCGCCGTGGTCGAGGAGTCGATGCGGTGGATGCCGACCGACCCCGCCTTCGGCCGATTCGCGACCCGCGACACCGCGCTGCACGGCGTGCCGATCCCGCGCGGAGCGGTCGTACACGTCTGCTTCGGCGCGGCCAACCGCGACCCGCAGCGCTGGGAACGTCCCGACGAGTTCGACCCCGGCCGGCCGCTGCAGGCCAACCTGGGCTTCGGCGGCGGCGCGCACATCTGCCTCGGTATGCACGTCGCCCGTGCCGAGATCCGGACCGCGATCGCCGCGCTGCTCCAGCGCCTGCCCGGCCTCCGCCTGGATCCCGACGCCGAGCCGCCGCGCATCATCGGCATGTACGAGCGGGGCCCGACCAGCGTGCCGGTGGTCTGGAGCGTGCCATGA
- a CDS encoding aminoglycoside phosphotransferase family protein yields MTVPIPRELDELLSPEWLTAALGRRFPGVVVTAAVPGPVISRVATNARFRIECAGGVPDGLSSDLCAKGYFSDAGRAFRHAGIPEAGFYRDVAAYAGVRTLHSVYADVDPADGYGVVITHDVIAEGGTFLDALSEYTPDQAAESLAQLAALHASTWGDSRLAGLRWLAPRLRSYLQLRGVTEIRDNFAGPIGAGVPAEVRDADRLVRAYRALADEASGSAPWSVIHGDAHVGNVYLDRAGCPAFLDWQLVQRGPWYLDVGYHLASALTVDDRRRTERDLVRHYLDRLRAGGVETPSEADAWRGIRRGFVHGFYLWGITLKVDPAVTSVLLTRLGTAAADHDAFGTLIP; encoded by the coding sequence ATGACCGTTCCGATCCCCCGTGAGCTCGACGAGCTGCTCTCGCCGGAGTGGCTCACCGCCGCACTCGGGCGCCGGTTCCCGGGTGTCGTCGTCACCGCCGCCGTCCCGGGGCCGGTGATCAGTCGGGTCGCGACCAACGCCCGGTTCCGGATCGAGTGCGCGGGCGGCGTACCGGACGGCCTCTCCTCCGATCTCTGCGCCAAGGGATACTTCTCCGACGCCGGCCGCGCCTTCCGGCACGCCGGGATCCCGGAGGCCGGTTTCTATCGGGACGTCGCGGCCTACGCCGGCGTCCGCACGCTGCACAGCGTCTACGCGGACGTCGATCCCGCGGACGGCTACGGCGTGGTGATCACCCACGACGTGATCGCCGAGGGCGGTACGTTCCTCGACGCGCTCAGCGAGTACACCCCCGACCAGGCCGCCGAGAGCCTCGCGCAGCTGGCCGCGCTGCACGCAAGCACCTGGGGTGATTCCCGGCTCGCCGGCCTCCGCTGGCTGGCACCGCGGCTCCGCAGCTACCTGCAGCTGCGCGGCGTCACCGAGATCCGGGACAACTTCGCCGGGCCGATCGGCGCGGGCGTTCCGGCCGAGGTGCGCGACGCCGACCGGCTCGTCCGGGCGTATCGGGCGCTCGCCGACGAGGCGTCCGGCTCGGCGCCCTGGTCGGTCATCCACGGCGACGCCCACGTCGGCAACGTCTACCTCGACCGCGCCGGCTGCCCCGCGTTCCTCGACTGGCAACTGGTGCAGCGCGGGCCGTGGTACCTCGACGTGGGCTATCACCTCGCGTCCGCGCTGACCGTCGACGACCGGAGGCGGACCGAGCGGGACCTGGTCCGGCACTACCTCGACCGGCTCCGCGCGGGCGGCGTCGAGACGCCGTCCGAGGCGGACGCGTGGCGCGGGATCCGGCGCGGCTTCGTCCACGGCTTCTACCTGTGGGGCATCACGCTCAAGGTCGACCCGGCGGTGACCAGCGTCCTGCTGACCCGCCTCGGCACAGCGGCCGCCGACCACGACGCGTTCGGGACGCTCATTCCCTGA
- a CDS encoding ABC transporter ATP-binding protein: MSDDDAEHERSPVLRLRDVTVRFGGVVALDAVDLDLSPGETLGIIGPNGAGKTTLFDVVSGLRAPATGTVEFAGDDITRRSPATRARLGLRRTYQATQVFGWLSVEDNVLTALEWRGGGGGFVSDLLRLPARQQRERSRRERVREVLDLCGISEYAARNAGGLPLGVARLVELARAIVDPPAVLLLDESTSGMDADQAAILISRIEAVGRETGCAMLLIEHDMEFIVGRCDRIAVLDSGRLLAQGTPAEIQANPDVRRAYLGEVAA; the protein is encoded by the coding sequence GTGTCCGATGACGATGCGGAACACGAGAGATCGCCGGTGCTCCGGCTGCGGGACGTCACGGTTCGCTTCGGTGGCGTCGTCGCGCTCGACGCGGTGGACCTCGACCTGTCCCCCGGCGAGACGCTCGGCATCATCGGTCCGAACGGCGCCGGCAAAACCACGCTGTTCGACGTGGTGTCCGGGCTCCGCGCGCCCGCGACCGGCACGGTGGAGTTCGCCGGTGACGACATCACCCGCCGCTCCCCCGCCACCCGCGCCCGGCTCGGGCTGCGCCGGACCTACCAGGCGACGCAGGTGTTCGGCTGGCTGTCGGTGGAGGACAACGTCCTGACCGCGCTGGAGTGGCGCGGCGGAGGCGGTGGGTTCGTCAGCGACCTGCTCCGGTTACCGGCGCGGCAGCAGCGGGAGCGGAGCCGGCGCGAGCGCGTCCGCGAGGTACTCGACCTCTGCGGTATCAGCGAGTACGCCGCCCGGAACGCCGGAGGCCTACCACTCGGTGTCGCCCGTCTGGTGGAGCTGGCTCGGGCGATCGTCGATCCGCCCGCGGTGTTACTGCTCGACGAGTCGACCTCCGGCATGGACGCCGACCAGGCCGCGATCCTGATCAGCCGGATCGAGGCGGTCGGACGCGAGACCGGCTGCGCGATGCTCCTGATCGAACACGACATGGAGTTCATCGTCGGGCGCTGCGACCGGATCGCCGTCCTGGACTCCGGTCGCCTGCTCGCGCAGGGCACGCCCGCGGAGATCCAGGCGAATCCGGACGTCCGCCGCGCCTACCTCGGCGAGGTGGCCGCGTGA
- a CDS encoding sensor histidine kinase produces the protein MTAAVNEFDHPALFYRDDEEYLAGTVPFIREGLAAGEPVAVAVPGPNLHLIRDALGADAEQVLLRDMTVVGRNPGRIIPAVLLAFANTHPGRRVRLIGEPIWAGRSPSEYPACAQHEALINAAFTDRSATILCPYDTGSLDPAWVEDAYRTHPVLLEAGLRFDSAEYADPLAVAASFNQPLSDPPADAATLTVGLQALAAVRRFVTEHAQRAGLPDERIVDLTIVITELAENAVEHGGGTGHLAVWADGEDLICQLTDRGYLADPLAGRIPVTDHTRQGGRGLLLINQLSDLVRVHTTPVGTSTRIYLSRQSVTESV, from the coding sequence ATGACGGCCGCGGTCAACGAGTTCGACCACCCGGCGCTGTTCTACCGCGACGACGAGGAGTACCTGGCCGGCACCGTGCCGTTCATCCGCGAAGGGCTCGCCGCCGGGGAACCCGTCGCGGTAGCCGTTCCCGGACCGAACCTGCACCTGATCCGGGACGCCCTCGGCGCCGACGCCGAGCAGGTGCTGCTGCGCGACATGACGGTGGTCGGCCGCAATCCGGGCCGCATCATCCCCGCGGTGCTGCTCGCCTTCGCGAACACCCACCCCGGGCGGCGCGTGCGCCTGATCGGCGAACCGATCTGGGCCGGCCGCAGCCCGTCGGAGTACCCCGCCTGCGCCCAGCACGAGGCTCTGATCAACGCCGCCTTCACCGATCGGTCCGCGACGATCCTCTGCCCGTACGACACCGGGTCGCTGGATCCGGCGTGGGTCGAGGACGCGTACCGGACGCACCCGGTTCTGCTCGAGGCCGGTCTCCGCTTCGACAGCGCCGAGTACGCCGATCCGCTCGCGGTCGCGGCGAGCTTCAATCAGCCGCTGTCCGACCCACCCGCCGACGCCGCGACGCTCACCGTCGGTCTGCAGGCCCTGGCGGCCGTGCGTCGCTTCGTCACCGAGCACGCCCAGCGCGCGGGCCTACCGGACGAGCGGATCGTCGATCTCACGATCGTGATCACGGAACTCGCCGAGAACGCCGTCGAACACGGCGGCGGCACCGGCCATCTCGCGGTCTGGGCCGACGGCGAGGATCTGATCTGCCAGCTGACCGACCGTGGGTACCTCGCCGACCCGCTCGCCGGGCGGATCCCGGTCACCGACCACACCCGCCAGGGGGGCCGCGGGCTCCTGCTGATCAACCAACTCAGCGACCTCGTTCGCGTGCACACCACGCCGGTCGGCACGAGCACCCGGATCTACCTGAGCCGTCAGTCGGTCACCGAATCCGTGTAG
- a CDS encoding ferredoxin, translated as MDRDRCQGSGACLFHAEITFGLDADDRVVLGDDRDPEAALRAAADACPTQAISLADPHQEA; from the coding sequence GTGGATCGAGACCGGTGCCAGGGCAGCGGCGCCTGTCTCTTCCACGCCGAGATCACGTTCGGCCTCGACGCCGACGACCGCGTCGTCCTGGGGGACGACCGCGACCCCGAGGCGGCGCTGCGCGCGGCCGCCGACGCCTGTCCGACGCAGGCGATCAGCCTCGCCGACCCTCATCAGGAGGCCTGA
- a CDS encoding ABC transporter substrate-binding protein: MAPTRTMAPSGRWRRAGGRALCAAVTVAAVLAGCTSTSTDGRRDTDKAVVGDDSAGLSDTEIHVGVVVGNKQFADAAVGIQARFQQANDAGGVHGRKIVVDKVADDGGTAASAVTAVRSLVQQDGVFALVTTSSFLANTKPFIEQQGVPTFGFGFDDAWCNSDYTFAYNGCPAGTTAHTSNIAHFVGQLFPDKTVKGHTIAVVGDDGASSMRTARLYASVIKAQGGNLVLTQNTMPGATSAPVSDYTPYATEVMRSAGGKAPEYVMTITTAQNTLGMTKALLGAGYRGIRQDFTMYDPRLVRAAAGGNELMSMQPWEVDTPRMKESIAAIRAVKADQRLTLPLGYGYWSADMFVKMLEKAGKDLSRSSLVTMLNDDFSMVDGEGVGKLEFPRMHGESAGCLAWVSSDGKKYTVRAKLSCVELIDNPVA; this comes from the coding sequence ATGGCACCGACACGCACGATGGCACCCAGCGGAAGATGGCGCCGAGCCGGAGGGCGCGCGCTGTGCGCCGCCGTCACCGTGGCGGCCGTACTGGCCGGCTGCACCTCGACCTCCACCGACGGTCGCCGCGACACCGACAAGGCGGTCGTCGGCGACGACTCGGCCGGCCTGAGCGACACCGAGATCCACGTCGGTGTGGTGGTGGGCAACAAGCAGTTCGCCGACGCGGCCGTCGGTATCCAGGCCCGGTTCCAGCAGGCCAACGACGCCGGCGGGGTCCACGGCCGGAAGATCGTCGTCGACAAGGTCGCCGACGACGGCGGGACCGCCGCCTCCGCGGTCACCGCGGTACGGTCGCTGGTCCAGCAGGACGGGGTCTTCGCGCTGGTGACGACGTCGAGCTTCCTCGCGAACACCAAGCCGTTCATCGAACAGCAGGGGGTGCCGACGTTCGGATTCGGATTCGACGACGCCTGGTGCAACAGCGACTACACGTTCGCCTACAACGGCTGCCCCGCGGGCACCACGGCGCACACCTCGAACATCGCCCACTTCGTCGGCCAGCTCTTCCCGGACAAGACCGTCAAGGGCCACACGATCGCGGTCGTCGGCGACGACGGCGCGTCGTCGATGCGGACCGCACGCCTCTACGCGAGCGTCATCAAGGCCCAGGGCGGCAACCTCGTCCTGACGCAGAACACGATGCCGGGAGCGACGTCTGCGCCGGTCTCGGACTACACCCCGTACGCCACCGAGGTGATGCGCAGCGCCGGCGGCAAAGCGCCCGAGTACGTCATGACGATCACAACGGCGCAGAACACGCTCGGTATGACCAAGGCGCTGCTCGGCGCCGGCTACCGCGGCATCCGCCAGGACTTCACGATGTACGACCCGCGCCTGGTCCGGGCGGCGGCCGGTGGCAACGAGCTGATGTCGATGCAGCCGTGGGAGGTCGACACGCCCCGGATGAAGGAGTCGATCGCGGCGATCCGGGCCGTGAAGGCGGATCAGCGGCTGACGCTTCCGCTCGGGTACGGCTACTGGTCGGCCGACATGTTCGTGAAGATGCTGGAGAAGGCCGGTAAGGACCTGTCCCGCAGTTCACTGGTGACGATGCTCAACGACGACTTCAGCATGGTCGACGGTGAAGGGGTCGGGAAGCTGGAGTTCCCGCGGATGCACGGCGAGTCGGCCGGCTGCCTCGCCTGGGTCAGCAGCGACGGGAAGAAGTACACGGTGCGGGCGAAGCTGTCCTGCGTCGAGCTGATCGACAACCCCGTGGCCTGA
- a CDS encoding nitroreductase family deazaflavin-dependent oxidoreductase, with translation MELDLSLFGAEHVRRYRETGGAEGYLWNGVPTLILTTTGRRSGLPRDTPLIYGDDGGTGVVIASQGGAPTHPQWYLNLVADPQVRVQVEADRYTAVARTAEGAERERLWRLMAAVWPSYDVYQQRTDRIIPVVALERTTR, from the coding sequence ATGGAACTGGATCTTTCGCTCTTCGGCGCCGAGCACGTCCGCCGCTACCGGGAAACCGGCGGCGCGGAGGGCTATCTCTGGAACGGCGTCCCGACCCTGATCCTCACCACGACCGGGCGCCGCAGCGGCCTCCCCCGCGACACCCCGCTGATCTACGGCGACGACGGCGGCACCGGCGTGGTGATCGCGTCCCAAGGGGGCGCACCGACCCACCCGCAGTGGTACCTGAACCTGGTCGCCGACCCGCAGGTCCGAGTGCAGGTCGAAGCGGATCGGTACACCGCCGTCGCGCGCACCGCCGAGGGCGCCGAACGCGAGCGGCTCTGGCGGCTGATGGCCGCCGTCTGGCCCAGCTACGACGTCTACCAGCAGCGGACCGACCGGATCATCCCGGTCGTGGCCCTGGAACGGACCACCCGATGA